The following are from one region of the Phormidium sp. PBR-2020 genome:
- the dapF gene encoding diaminopimelate epimerase, which yields MTTLEFQKYHGLGNDFILLDNRHSREPLLTPQQAQQICDRNFGVGADGVIFLLPGHDGSDYTMRIFNSDGSEPEMCGNGIRCLAQFAAQLEGERQVTYRIHTLAGVITPERLADGRVKVNMGEPRLLAGQIPTTLKAESEKVVDMPLTVGDRVWQVTTVSMGNPHCIIFVDDVAAIPLEQLGPQFEHHPQFPQRINTEFIEVTQGNYVKMRVWERGAGATLACGTGACASVVAGVLTGRCDRSTTVELPGGNLEIDWSTQGSVYMTGPATFVFSGTLNL from the coding sequence ATGACAACGTTGGAGTTTCAGAAATATCACGGTTTAGGCAATGATTTCATTCTGCTCGATAATCGCCACAGCCGTGAGCCGCTCCTGACCCCCCAGCAAGCGCAACAGATTTGCGATCGCAACTTCGGCGTTGGGGCCGATGGCGTGATTTTCTTACTCCCTGGCCATGATGGCAGCGATTACACCATGCGGATTTTTAACTCCGATGGCTCGGAACCGGAGATGTGCGGCAATGGCATCCGCTGTCTGGCTCAGTTTGCGGCACAACTCGAAGGCGAACGCCAAGTTACCTATCGCATTCACACCCTGGCAGGGGTCATCACCCCTGAACGACTAGCGGACGGACGGGTTAAAGTGAATATGGGAGAACCCCGTTTATTGGCGGGGCAAATTCCCACAACTCTGAAGGCTGAGTCCGAGAAGGTTGTGGATATGCCCTTAACCGTGGGCGATCGTGTCTGGCAGGTCACCACGGTCAGTATGGGCAATCCTCACTGCATCATCTTCGTCGATGATGTGGCCGCCATTCCCCTAGAGCAACTTGGCCCCCAATTTGAACATCATCCCCAGTTCCCCCAACGCATCAATACGGAGTTCATTGAGGTCACTCAGGGAAATTACGTAAAAATGCGGGTGTGGGAACGGGGCGCAGGTGCTACGCTAGCCTGTGGCACGGGAGCCTGTGCCTCGGTGGTTGCGGGTGTTCTTACCGGGCGCTGCGATCGCTCCACCACCGTTGAACTGCCAGGTGGTAACTTGGAAATTGACTGGTCGACTCAAGGATCAGTGTATATGACGGGGCCAGCGACCTTTGTCTTTTCGGGCACACTCAACTTGTAA
- a CDS encoding RNA-binding protein hfq: MAIEMDTSLPSIRFLQQYVKEHTPIELQTTTGDRLVGRLAWQDPIYFCIRDDGGHQYLVNRQLVVYVKPVDAPGDG, encoded by the coding sequence ATGGCGATTGAAATGGATACGAGTTTACCGAGCATTCGTTTCCTACAACAGTACGTCAAAGAACATACCCCCATTGAACTACAAACCACCACCGGCGATCGCCTAGTGGGACGACTCGCGTGGCAAGATCCCATTTATTTCTGTATCCGGGATGATGGGGGACATCAATATCTGGTGAACCGTCAACTGGTGGTTTATGTCAAGCCAGTGGATGCGCCCGGAGATGGCTAA
- a CDS encoding M23 family metallopeptidase: MLNPFPSSLNQPLSAVIGAWVVMTAPAIALEVRVSPEQPRLGETLSVLVETEADQAPTVTARGRSYETFAVGQNRYRAFIPTTPLDNPGPFAIEAHATGQRQQVNVPLGDRNFTIQEIWLSPSVNAITGTDYEFDRMDDFKATVTPERLWTGSFIHPSDGPITTPYGVRRYYNGVWAENYYHRGLDYAAPTGAPVVAAARGRVALVGTVSQGFELHGNSVGVDHGQGVTTIYIHLSQIEVQEGQMVEAGDLIGRVGSTGISTGPHLHWGLYVNGECVDPAPWLGLGLK, encoded by the coding sequence ATGCTAAATCCTTTTCCTTCTTCCCTCAATCAACCCCTGTCCGCTGTCATCGGAGCCTGGGTTGTGATGACGGCACCGGCGATCGCCCTAGAGGTGCGAGTCTCACCCGAACAACCCCGCTTAGGAGAAACCCTCTCGGTGTTGGTGGAAACAGAAGCTGACCAAGCCCCCACTGTCACGGCTCGGGGCCGCAGCTATGAGACCTTTGCCGTGGGGCAAAATCGCTATCGAGCCTTCATTCCCACCACGCCTCTCGATAATCCCGGTCCTTTTGCTATCGAGGCTCACGCAACCGGCCAACGACAACAGGTCAATGTTCCCCTCGGCGATCGCAATTTCACCATTCAAGAAATTTGGCTATCTCCCTCCGTCAACGCCATCACCGGGACAGATTACGAATTTGACCGCATGGATGACTTCAAAGCCACCGTCACCCCAGAACGACTCTGGACCGGTTCGTTTATCCATCCTAGTGATGGCCCCATCACCACCCCCTACGGTGTTCGTCGCTACTACAACGGAGTCTGGGCAGAAAACTATTATCATCGTGGCCTCGATTACGCTGCCCCAACCGGGGCCCCTGTCGTCGCAGCGGCCCGAGGCCGAGTGGCCCTAGTGGGAACCGTATCTCAAGGCTTTGAGCTTCATGGGAATAGTGTAGGCGTTGACCACGGACAAGGAGTGACTACGATTTACATTCATTTGAGTCAAATTGAGGTACAAGAGGGACAGATGGTTGAAGCCGGAGACCTCATTGGCCGGGTTGGCTCCACGGGTATCTCCACGGGCCCTCATCTCCATTGGGGACTCTATGTGAATGGAGAATGTGTTGACCCTGCACCCTGGCTTGGATTGGGGTTGAAATAG
- a CDS encoding late competence development ComFB family protein gives MSIVKIVEQALSDGYLTPVMEAEVGRICNTASELSIEEYMSLDRLMGALLTGDVVVLPRKQFINVMEELVLSEAITKVAEIEATIDRTLDVGDIAAYALNRLPPLYATTEEGANFQRSRAREQLSDLITKQVTDAIDQSLAHPEFFPERQLLGKTNPKEVLSQVSMLLEAYAENFEAEEQQAKES, from the coding sequence ATGAGCATTGTCAAAATTGTTGAACAGGCCTTGTCTGACGGGTATCTAACCCCCGTCATGGAAGCCGAAGTGGGGCGCATTTGTAATACCGCCTCCGAACTGTCTATTGAAGAATATATGTCCCTCGATCGCCTGATGGGGGCATTGCTTACCGGTGACGTTGTCGTCTTGCCGCGCAAGCAGTTTATCAATGTTATGGAAGAGTTGGTGTTATCGGAGGCGATTACGAAAGTTGCCGAAATTGAAGCCACCATCGATCGCACCCTAGATGTTGGGGATATTGCGGCCTATGCCCTCAACCGACTTCCCCCTCTCTACGCTACAACCGAAGAAGGGGCGAATTTCCAGCGATCGCGGGCCCGCGAACAACTCTCGGATCTGATTACCAAACAGGTCACCGATGCCATTGATCAGAGTTTGGCTCATCCGGAGTTCTTCCCCGAGCGTCAGCTTCTGGGCAAAACCAACCCTAAGGAAGTGTTGTCTCAGGTCAGTATGCTCCTAGAAGCCTATGCTGAGAACTTTGAGGCAGAAGAACAACAAGCCAAAGAATCCTAG
- a CDS encoding L,D-transpeptidase codes for MRHNQSITQIFSLLCFLGAATLVVLDVLVPDEDRSRGNVQEAEPVSSSPSLLSRLDLPVTNGFNALEAFRSSAHTREFSNESSPEAVRLVVSLSQRRVALYRGDSREAEYPVSIGQSGWETPTGAFEVMETQKYPAWEHPLTGERIPPSPSNPLGDRWIGFWTDGQVYIGFHGTADEASIGAAASHGCLRLSNAHIRELFEQVQPGTPVIVHP; via the coding sequence ATGCGTCACAATCAGTCTATCACTCAAATTTTTTCGTTGCTCTGTTTCCTAGGTGCGGCAACGCTGGTTGTTTTGGATGTTTTAGTTCCTGACGAAGATCGTTCTCGGGGCAATGTCCAGGAGGCGGAGCCGGTGAGTTCATCTCCCTCCCTCTTATCCCGGCTAGATCTCCCGGTGACAAACGGTTTTAATGCCTTGGAGGCGTTCCGTTCTTCAGCACATACAAGGGAGTTCTCAAACGAAAGCTCCCCAGAAGCGGTGCGACTGGTGGTGTCCTTAAGTCAACGGCGGGTTGCCCTCTATCGAGGAGACAGCCGTGAAGCGGAGTATCCAGTGAGTATTGGTCAAAGCGGTTGGGAAACCCCGACTGGGGCGTTTGAGGTCATGGAAACCCAAAAATACCCCGCCTGGGAACATCCCCTCACCGGGGAGAGGATTCCTCCAAGTCCAAGTAATCCCTTAGGCGATCGCTGGATTGGCTTTTGGACCGATGGTCAGGTCTATATCGGGTTTCACGGCACAGCAGATGAAGCCTCGATTGGGGCCGCAGCCTCTCATGGCTGTTTGCGTCTGTCAAACGCCCATATCCGGGAGTTGTTTGAGCAGGTACAGCCCGGAACTCCCGTGATCGTCCACCCCTAG
- a CDS encoding PD-(D/E)XK nuclease family protein: protein MRSLKIEGQGDSKGRDGSETIIPRTQVICAHPSQAQTLGVPYCSLDLLARQHCQQEGWQVLSPLMAYQGRLTVLEQVLRSGNWPHLQGQSSLDLRTLERQLRPGITALLRSPSPLSDLAERSPAPSSFGLLVRVALAYETYLERRQHLDPAQLYQRATQLQPTPRAVSLLGYPEWIERQPRLGFLNAIADSGSVVYLASGRALGLQEQERAIAQFQALGWTLDTPEEGVNNSTQEVASPVSFHQAQGTRYLNQEEEVRGVLRDLKRRLGEGVPPEELALVTWDEAGYAPIVLDIAWEYELPIYRGGSQRLLATGFGSWLKQALDTVRSRFEFETTAAFLRHPLTPSQETNRGSIDWNKVRLVHPQTLERWRDCGANLTPLEGWTRGDRHTWLQRLRQLLQHWPVLTPVQPTSNSGSVGLALEEALEHLAGLPQVRLNLDQFAQELLDTLSLVQVAPPSPQGAIALQSPAAVVGARYRHLWVLGVADGITPSPLSQEPLLDWYHRKQLDKQGFAIETAVALSQRQLLLFAQLSRTAQALHLSYPRQIQKTPMLASPYLARLGIQVGDAQEDGAIASWQELRQRGLRQSLPLEDAVLTHAARSWSIELRRQQGLGGDREACGNRNRFQGQTEIPLDIPSRQFSASQLTHLGQCAFKWFAGDLLKIQELREAETELSGRLRGRLYHKTLELATQKALDTGSTELRQALLDHLDAAFLEAEELERLPELAAWGARRREHLQRLRRTLAQESFLAENSQILSTEQPFEGEWYGFRVRGVVDRVDRTPEGYVIIEYKSRSSRPSRAKNEQGQADLDIQLPLYGDVLGQQLQEAEAEAASVRSYYYSLTKGKPLGHRDKLDRAALQQFSDRLKGHLTRGDYPVEPDKQQYACQYCPHDAVCRVRR from the coding sequence ATGCGGAGTCTTAAAATCGAGGGTCAGGGGGATTCTAAGGGGCGAGATGGGTCTGAAACCATCATTCCTCGAACCCAGGTTATTTGCGCTCACCCCTCCCAAGCTCAGACTCTCGGGGTTCCCTACTGTTCCCTAGACCTGTTGGCCCGTCAGCACTGTCAGCAAGAAGGCTGGCAGGTGTTATCGCCGCTGATGGCCTATCAAGGGCGATTGACGGTGTTAGAGCAGGTTCTGCGATCGGGGAATTGGCCCCATCTCCAAGGCCAAAGCAGCCTGGATCTTAGAACCCTAGAACGGCAATTGCGACCGGGGATAACGGCTCTGTTACGCTCTCCTTCGCCGCTGAGTGACCTCGCCGAACGCTCCCCGGCTCCCTCTAGTTTTGGCTTATTGGTGCGGGTAGCTCTTGCCTATGAGACGTATCTAGAACGCCGACAACACCTCGACCCGGCTCAGTTATATCAGCGGGCGACTCAGCTTCAGCCAACTCCACGAGCCGTGTCCCTGTTGGGCTATCCCGAATGGATTGAGCGGCAACCTCGCTTAGGGTTTTTGAATGCGATCGCCGATTCGGGAAGTGTGGTCTATCTGGCCAGTGGGAGAGCGTTGGGGTTGCAGGAACAGGAGCGGGCGATCGCACAATTCCAGGCTCTCGGTTGGACGCTGGATACTCCAGAGGAGGGGGTAAACAACTCCACTCAGGAGGTGGCGTCTCCCGTTTCCTTCCATCAGGCTCAGGGGACTCGCTACTTAAATCAGGAAGAGGAAGTGCGCGGGGTGTTGCGTGACCTCAAACGTCGCTTGGGTGAGGGAGTCCCCCCGGAGGAGCTGGCCCTGGTGACCTGGGATGAAGCCGGCTATGCTCCCATCGTGTTGGATATCGCCTGGGAATATGAGTTACCCATCTATCGCGGGGGATCTCAACGGCTGTTGGCGACGGGGTTCGGTTCTTGGCTTAAACAGGCTCTGGACACCGTGCGATCGCGGTTTGAGTTCGAGACAACGGCGGCGTTTCTACGTCATCCCCTCACCCCCTCGCAGGAGACGAACCGGGGTTCCATTGACTGGAACAAAGTCCGACTCGTCCATCCCCAAACTCTGGAACGTTGGCGCGACTGTGGGGCCAATCTGACTCCCCTAGAAGGCTGGACTCGGGGCGATCGCCACACCTGGTTACAACGACTGCGACAGCTTTTGCAGCATTGGCCGGTTCTGACCCCGGTGCAGCCAACGTCGAATTCTGGCTCGGTGGGGTTAGCCTTAGAGGAGGCCTTAGAGCATCTAGCGGGACTCCCCCAGGTGCGCCTTAACTTAGACCAATTCGCGCAGGAACTGCTCGATACCCTCTCCTTGGTTCAGGTGGCTCCTCCCTCTCCCCAGGGGGCGATCGCCCTCCAATCCCCGGCTGCGGTGGTGGGGGCGAGATATCGTCATCTCTGGGTTTTGGGGGTGGCCGATGGAATTACCCCCTCTCCTCTGTCCCAGGAGCCGTTGTTAGATTGGTACCACCGGAAACAGCTTGACAAACAAGGCTTTGCCATTGAAACCGCTGTGGCGTTAAGTCAACGACAACTGCTGCTGTTTGCCCAGTTGTCCCGTACGGCACAAGCGCTACATCTATCCTATCCCCGCCAAATTCAGAAAACTCCCATGCTGGCCAGTCCCTACTTAGCTCGCTTGGGAATTCAGGTGGGGGACGCTCAGGAGGATGGGGCGATCGCCAGTTGGCAAGAGTTGCGTCAGCGAGGGTTACGTCAGTCGCTCCCCCTAGAGGATGCGGTGTTGACTCATGCGGCCCGTAGTTGGTCCATTGAACTGCGCCGTCAACAGGGTTTAGGGGGCGATCGCGAAGCGTGTGGGAACCGCAATCGCTTTCAGGGCCAGACTGAGATTCCCCTCGATATTCCCTCGCGCCAGTTTAGCGCCTCCCAACTGACTCATTTGGGTCAATGTGCCTTTAAATGGTTTGCCGGAGATTTGCTCAAAATTCAAGAGTTGCGCGAGGCGGAGACCGAGTTATCTGGGCGATTACGAGGTCGGCTGTACCACAAAACCTTAGAATTGGCCACTCAAAAAGCCTTAGACACCGGTTCGACCGAGTTACGTCAGGCCCTGCTTGACCATTTAGATGCGGCGTTCCTAGAGGCTGAGGAATTAGAACGGTTACCGGAGTTAGCCGCTTGGGGAGCCAGACGGAGAGAACATTTGCAACGCTTGCGACGAACTCTCGCTCAGGAATCCTTCTTGGCGGAGAACAGCCAAATCTTAAGCACGGAACAGCCGTTTGAAGGAGAGTGGTATGGGTTCCGGGTGCGGGGGGTGGTGGATCGGGTTGACCGAACTCCCGAGGGCTATGTCATCATCGAGTATAAGAGCCGTTCTAGTCGTCCTAGCCGGGCGAAGAATGAACAGGGTCAGGCGGATTTAGATATTCAACTTCCTCTCTATGGGGATGTGCTGGGCCAACAGTTACAGGAAGCTGAGGCTGAGGCGGCTTCGGTGCGCTCTTACTATTACTCTCTGACGAAAGGGAAACCCCTAGGACATCGAGATAAGCTCGATCGCGCGGCCCTACAACAGTTTAGCGATCGCCTCAAAGGCCATTTGACTCGGGGAGACTATCCCGTTGAACCGGATAAGCAACAGTATGCTTGTCAGTATTGTCCTCATGATGCGGTGTGTCGGGTGCGTCGCTAG
- the ppk2 gene encoding polyphosphate kinase 2: protein MGKKKKDKKSQTDLGLAPETVGNAYDPNLIASGQPKPTRKVPKKVYKSELKRLQIELVKLQTWIKEKGLKVAIIFEGRDAAGKGGTIKRITECLNPRICRVVALGTPTEREKSQWYFQRYVPHLPAAGEMVLFDRSWYNRAGVERVMGFCSEEEYWEFLRSCPEFECMLVRSGIILIKYWFSVSDEEQEQRFQARIDDPTKRWKLSPMDLKAREKWVEYSIAKDEMFAHTDIKRSPWYVVDADDKKRARLNCIHHILTMIPYDDLTPDPIELPERQEDIGYLRPPKSKQSFVPNHY, encoded by the coding sequence ATGGGTAAAAAAAAGAAAGACAAGAAAAGTCAGACTGATTTAGGACTTGCTCCTGAGACAGTTGGCAACGCCTATGACCCCAACCTGATCGCGTCAGGGCAGCCTAAACCCACTAGAAAAGTCCCTAAAAAAGTTTACAAAAGTGAACTTAAGCGACTTCAAATTGAGTTGGTCAAACTACAGACCTGGATTAAAGAAAAAGGCTTAAAGGTTGCCATTATCTTTGAAGGTCGTGATGCAGCGGGCAAGGGGGGAACCATTAAGCGGATCACGGAATGCCTTAACCCCCGGATTTGTCGCGTCGTGGCGCTGGGAACCCCGACAGAGCGGGAAAAAAGTCAATGGTACTTCCAACGCTATGTGCCCCATTTACCGGCGGCTGGGGAGATGGTCTTGTTCGATCGCAGTTGGTATAACCGGGCTGGGGTTGAACGGGTGATGGGATTTTGTTCTGAGGAAGAATACTGGGAGTTCTTGCGCTCCTGCCCGGAATTTGAATGTATGTTGGTGCGATCGGGAATTATCCTGATTAAATACTGGTTCTCGGTTAGTGACGAGGAACAAGAACAGCGGTTTCAAGCCCGAATTGATGACCCGACTAAACGCTGGAAACTTAGCCCGATGGATTTGAAAGCGCGGGAGAAATGGGTTGAGTATTCCATTGCTAAGGATGAAATGTTTGCCCATACCGATATTAAGCGATCGCCTTGGTATGTTGTGGATGCCGACGATAAGAAGCGAGCGCGTCTGAATTGTATCCACCACATCTTGACGATGATTCCTTATGATGACTTAACACCAGATCCGATTGAGCTTCCTGAACGCCAGGAAGATATCGGCTATCTGCGGCCCCCCAAAAGCAAACAGAGCTTCGTGCCCAACCACTACTAA
- a CDS encoding MlaE family lipid ABC transporter permease subunit, with translation MYKRLIPSSLAKWGQRLLAAILLGGQVVIHLLSGKIHRRNTIEQMAFVGPQSLLINTITAGFVGMVFTIQVAREFLNFGAGSAVGGVLAVALARELSPVLTAVIVAGRVGSAFAAEIGTMQVTEQIDALYILRTDPIDYLVIPRLLACCIMVPVLTLFSLIIGMSGGLLIATTQYSIAQSVFLESARNFMGISDLLNAAIKGGVFGGLVAIIGCSWGLTTSGGAKGVGESTTTAVVTALMAIFITNFFLSWVMFQGMGSASLTL, from the coding sequence TTGTATAAGAGACTCATTCCCAGCAGCCTAGCCAAGTGGGGCCAGCGTCTACTCGCCGCCATTCTTTTAGGTGGACAGGTGGTCATTCACCTCTTGAGTGGCAAAATCCACCGTCGCAACACCATAGAACAGATGGCCTTCGTCGGGCCGCAGTCGTTGCTCATCAATACCATCACTGCCGGCTTTGTAGGGATGGTCTTTACCATTCAGGTGGCTCGCGAGTTTTTGAATTTTGGTGCCGGTTCCGCCGTCGGGGGGGTTCTGGCGGTGGCGTTGGCCCGAGAACTCTCCCCAGTCCTCACGGCCGTGATTGTTGCGGGCCGGGTGGGGTCCGCTTTCGCTGCCGAAATTGGCACAATGCAGGTCACGGAACAGATTGATGCCCTCTATATCCTGCGAACAGACCCCATCGACTATTTAGTGATTCCCCGACTTCTCGCCTGCTGCATCATGGTTCCGGTTTTGACCCTCTTTTCCCTCATTATCGGCATGAGCGGGGGGTTATTGATTGCCACCACGCAGTATAGTATCGCTCAGTCAGTCTTTTTAGAATCAGCCCGCAACTTCATGGGCATCAGTGACCTCCTCAACGCCGCCATCAAAGGAGGGGTGTTTGGTGGCTTGGTGGCCATCATCGGTTGCAGTTGGGGACTAACCACCTCTGGAGGGGCCAAAGGAGTTGGGGAATCAACCACGACAGCGGTGGTGACAGCATTGATGGCAATCTTTATTACCAACTTCTTTCTCTCCTGGGTCATGTTCCAAGGGATGGGAAGTGCTTCTCTGACGTTATAA
- a CDS encoding ABC transporter ATP-binding protein/permease yields the protein MQSSKQHPFRRLLHYAQGYNAEIWKACLCSVLNKIFDLAPPALIGLAVDIVVEQENSFLASWGIESILAQLLVLSVLSFLIWALESLFEYAYQRLWRNLAQSIQHDLRLDGYQHLQRMELSFFEERSTGALMAVLNDDINQLERFLDRGANEVLQVLTTVIVIGGAFVVLTPNIAALALLPIPFILWGSISFQKRLAPRYDAVRETVSTLNSQLSNNLTGITTIKSFTSEAYETERIRQLSNAYSQTNRRAISLSAAFVPLIRIVILVGFTAILLLGGLDAAAGTLAVGTYSTMVFLTQRLLWPLTRLGETLDLYQRSQASTRRLFKLLDTPIARHPGSKSLPVEQVKGEIILDSVTFAYHDRQPVIQDFSLSVLAGQTIAIVGATGSGKSTIVKLLLRLYEIKSGHITLDGLDIQDIMLSDLRRAIGLVSQDVFLFHGTVAENIRYGSFEARDEDVVAAATIAEAHSFIQELPQGYETIIGERGQKLSGGQRQRLAIARAVLKNPPILILDEATSAVDNETEAAIQRSLEHITQNRTTIAIAHRLSTIRNADCIYVMDRGEIVEQGSHEHLLNQSGIYASLWTVQMGELIKH from the coding sequence ATGCAATCCTCTAAACAGCATCCATTTCGACGGTTATTACATTATGCCCAGGGCTATAATGCGGAGATTTGGAAAGCCTGTCTCTGCTCCGTTCTCAACAAGATTTTTGACCTCGCCCCCCCAGCTCTAATTGGTTTGGCAGTCGATATTGTGGTTGAACAAGAAAACTCCTTTTTGGCCAGTTGGGGCATTGAGTCTATCTTAGCTCAGTTGCTTGTGTTATCTGTCCTGAGTTTTCTGATTTGGGCATTAGAATCCCTATTTGAATATGCCTATCAGCGACTGTGGCGGAACTTAGCCCAATCGATTCAACATGATTTACGGCTCGATGGCTATCAGCATTTGCAACGGATGGAATTGTCCTTTTTTGAAGAACGCAGTACCGGCGCGTTGATGGCGGTACTCAACGATGATATCAATCAGTTGGAGCGCTTTTTAGATCGAGGAGCTAATGAAGTCCTACAAGTGTTGACAACTGTGATTGTCATTGGCGGAGCATTTGTGGTTCTGACTCCGAATATTGCTGCCTTAGCCTTACTCCCCATTCCCTTTATTCTTTGGGGGTCGATTAGCTTTCAAAAACGGTTAGCCCCCCGCTATGATGCCGTTCGAGAAACGGTCAGTACCCTCAATTCTCAGTTATCCAATAACTTGACCGGTATCACCACAATTAAGAGTTTTACCTCAGAAGCCTATGAAACCGAGCGGATTCGGCAATTAAGTAATGCGTATTCCCAAACTAATCGACGAGCAATTTCCCTCAGTGCGGCGTTTGTCCCCTTAATTCGTATTGTCATCTTGGTGGGCTTTACCGCTATTCTCCTATTAGGAGGATTAGACGCCGCCGCTGGAACTCTAGCAGTGGGCACGTATAGCACCATGGTTTTCCTGACCCAGCGTCTATTGTGGCCCCTAACTCGTTTAGGAGAAACCCTAGATTTATATCAGCGATCGCAAGCCTCAACCCGACGGTTGTTCAAACTTCTTGACACCCCCATTGCTCGACATCCCGGCTCAAAATCCTTACCCGTTGAGCAGGTTAAAGGGGAAATTATCCTCGATTCTGTCACCTTTGCCTATCACGATCGCCAACCGGTCATTCAAGACTTTTCCCTCTCCGTTCTCGCCGGACAAACCATTGCTATTGTGGGGGCAACCGGTTCAGGAAAAAGCACCATTGTCAAGTTACTGTTACGACTTTATGAGATTAAATCAGGTCATATTACCCTAGATGGCTTAGACATTCAGGATATTATGTTATCCGACTTACGTCGAGCCATTGGTTTAGTCAGTCAAGATGTCTTCCTCTTCCATGGAACCGTCGCCGAGAACATCCGTTATGGCAGTTTTGAGGCCCGAGATGAGGATGTCGTTGCCGCCGCCACCATCGCCGAAGCCCATAGTTTTATCCAAGAGTTACCCCAAGGATATGAAACCATCATTGGCGAGCGAGGTCAAAAGCTCTCAGGAGGGCAACGACAACGGTTAGCGATCGCCCGAGCGGTCTTGAAAAACCCACCGATTTTAATTTTAGATGAAGCCACCTCAGCCGTAGACAATGAAACAGAAGCCGCCATTCAACGGTCTCTAGAGCATATCACCCAAAATCGCACCACAATTGCCATCGCCCATCGTCTCAGTACCATTCGCAATGCCGATTGTATTTACGTCATGGATCGCGGTGAAATTGTCGAACAAGGCTCCCACGAACACCTCCTAAACCAATCCGGCATTTACGCCAGTTTATGGACCGTCCAAATGGGAGAACTCATCAAGCATTAA
- a CDS encoding glycosyltransferase encodes MNVLSLSATFPYPPSRGGTQVRTFNLLKYLNQYHPVTLVTQRQAGVTDEEIEALRGYVSQLVLFERPPALTGGALNKAKRFAGFFLGGTPPSVLSYYSPEMQAWVDEAVNSGDYDAITCEHSVNETFVRPQWGDRLKTIVNVHSSIFGTCQQQLDTETAEHPLRDRLNLPLLFRYENRYCQKFSNIVVTTPEDGAQMKQFNPDSCIMVIPNGVDVELFPMRSQDPGGHRLTFVGAMDNIANIDAVTFLVREIYPQVRSRYPDTTLTLVGSNPVPEVQKLAEVPGVTVTGRVPSMSDSLHQATVCVVSMRIGYGIKNKTLEAMAAGTPIVGSDAALEGLEVDGKSVPQRALRANQVPEYVQAISHLFENESLRQDLSQQGRAYVEEQFTWQRAGQLYERAIAAQRGVCPET; translated from the coding sequence ATGAATGTCTTAAGCCTATCGGCGACATTTCCCTATCCGCCGAGTCGGGGGGGAACCCAAGTGCGGACCTTTAACTTATTAAAATATTTAAATCAATATCATCCTGTCACCTTAGTCACCCAGCGACAGGCGGGGGTGACCGACGAAGAGATTGAGGCCCTGCGGGGGTATGTGAGTCAACTGGTGCTATTTGAGCGTCCCCCAGCCTTAACCGGAGGAGCGTTAAACAAAGCCAAACGCTTTGCTGGCTTTTTTCTGGGGGGAACACCGCCGAGTGTCTTGTCTTATTACTCCCCAGAAATGCAAGCTTGGGTCGATGAAGCCGTCAACTCCGGCGACTATGATGCCATTACCTGTGAACATAGTGTTAATGAAACCTTTGTCCGGCCTCAATGGGGCGATCGCCTAAAAACCATCGTCAATGTCCATAGTTCCATTTTTGGAACCTGTCAGCAACAATTGGACACCGAAACCGCCGAACATCCCCTGCGCGATCGCCTCAATCTCCCTCTGCTGTTTCGCTACGAGAATCGCTATTGTCAGAAATTTAGTAATATCGTCGTCACCACCCCCGAAGATGGGGCCCAGATGAAACAGTTTAATCCCGACAGTTGCATTATGGTGATTCCTAATGGGGTAGATGTCGAGTTGTTCCCCATGCGATCGCAGGACCCGGGTGGCCATCGTCTCACCTTTGTCGGTGCGATGGATAATATCGCGAACATCGATGCGGTAACGTTTCTGGTTCGGGAGATTTATCCCCAGGTGCGATCGCGCTATCCTGACACCACCCTAACCCTGGTCGGGTCGAATCCCGTCCCCGAGGTCCAAAAACTGGCCGAGGTTCCGGGAGTCACCGTGACGGGACGCGTTCCCTCCATGTCTGACTCCCTGCATCAGGCCACCGTTTGCGTCGTCTCGATGCGTATCGGCTATGGGATTAAAAACAAAACCCTCGAAGCCATGGCCGCCGGAACCCCCATTGTGGGAAGTGATGCCGCGTTAGAAGGGTTAGAGGTGGATGGGAAGAGCGTTCCTCAGCGGGCCTTGCGGGCCAATCAGGTTCCCGAGTATGTTCAGGCCATCAGCCATCTGTTTGAGAATGAGAGTTTGCGTCAGGACCTCTCCCAGCAGGGACGGGCCTATGTCGAAGAGCAGTTTACTTGGCAACGAGCCGGACAACTTTATGAGCGGGCGATCGCCGCTCAGCGTGGGGTTTGCCCGGAGACTTGA